In Candidatus Woesearchaeota archaeon, the following are encoded in one genomic region:
- a CDS encoding DEAD/DEAH box helicase: MIVSDSNNSDTKAVLRGIVPRLYQQTILNTTTLKNTLVVLPTGLGKTVIALLTLLNRLKNYPNSKILVLAPTRPLIDQHFKSFSEHLFIDADRFALLTGAVKAQKREQKFKDAQIIFSTPQGIENDLIMNRISLKDVSLVVFDEAHRATGNYAYSFIAEHYMNQASNPRILALTASPGSKTQAIREVCENLFIEDIEMRSDDDPDVKPYIQEVKVNYVYVDLPPGFKKVHSLLQASFKSKIAAIRDAGFIKSAQLLSRTDLLKIQAQLRAEMSSGVTSPELFKALSLTAEAMKVQHALELIETQGISAIYLYLESIYQQASSTSTKAVKNLACDVNIKSARILTQQLKDKGEEHPKLFEVTKHISHILQGDPCAKIILFNQFRDTASTLTNYLTSKGIKAELFVGQANKREKGLTQKEQRQMLQSFREGAFNVLVATSVAEEGLDIPRVDHVLFYEPIPSSIRTIQRRGRTGRNERGGVTVFVTKGTRDEIYRWSAHHKERRMYADLKEIKKEFVGKTRLQKTLTLPEEEINIFADHREKGSTVIKELIREGVSCKVEHLHVGDFVLSKRVCVEYKTVKDFVDSLIDGRIFSQLKAMKEHYERPILVVEGSQNIYAQRNIHPNAIRGLIATILVDFAIPLLQTKDHNETAAVLKQIAKREMDSGFKSQQVHTNKSKGSLKQAQEYIVSALPNVGPTLAPTLLKKFGSVKAVFNASEDELKNISRIGEKKAKEIQRLLSEKYE, from the coding sequence GTGATAGTCTCCGACTCAAATAATAGTGACACGAAGGCAGTACTTAGAGGAATTGTTCCTCGTCTATATCAGCAAACAATTCTAAATACCACAACACTCAAAAACACGTTAGTTGTGTTACCAACAGGGTTGGGAAAAACGGTTATTGCGCTTCTCACACTCCTTAACAGACTTAAAAACTATCCGAACTCTAAAATACTCGTTCTCGCCCCCACAAGACCTCTTATTGATCAACACTTCAAATCATTTTCAGAACATTTATTCATTGATGCCGATCGGTTCGCATTACTTACCGGTGCGGTGAAGGCGCAAAAAAGAGAACAGAAATTTAAAGATGCGCAAATCATTTTTTCAACTCCTCAAGGAATTGAAAATGATTTGATTATGAATCGTATTTCTTTAAAGGATGTTTCTCTTGTTGTTTTTGATGAAGCTCATAGAGCAACAGGAAACTACGCGTACTCTTTTATCGCAGAGCATTACATGAACCAGGCATCAAACCCTAGAATTCTCGCACTTACAGCATCTCCAGGATCAAAAACCCAAGCGATACGAGAGGTTTGTGAAAATCTCTTCATAGAAGATATTGAGATGCGAAGCGATGATGATCCTGATGTCAAACCCTACATCCAAGAAGTCAAGGTAAACTACGTCTATGTAGACCTCCCTCCAGGGTTTAAGAAAGTACACAGTTTATTACAGGCAAGTTTTAAATCAAAAATCGCAGCGATTAGAGATGCGGGTTTCATAAAATCTGCGCAGTTGCTTTCGCGCACAGATCTTCTCAAAATACAAGCTCAACTCCGTGCCGAGATGAGTTCAGGAGTTACAAGTCCTGAATTGTTTAAAGCACTATCTCTTACCGCAGAAGCAATGAAAGTGCAACACGCATTGGAGCTTATAGAAACACAGGGAATAAGCGCAATTTACCTCTATCTTGAGAGCATTTACCAACAAGCGTCATCTACATCAACAAAAGCGGTGAAAAACCTTGCATGTGATGTCAATATAAAATCAGCACGCATACTCACACAACAACTCAAGGACAAAGGAGAAGAACATCCCAAACTTTTTGAAGTAACAAAACACATCTCCCATATTTTGCAAGGTGACCCTTGTGCAAAAATCATTCTGTTCAATCAGTTTCGCGACACTGCATCAACACTAACAAACTATCTAACGAGTAAGGGTATCAAGGCAGAACTTTTCGTAGGTCAAGCAAACAAGAGAGAAAAAGGACTTACGCAAAAAGAACAGCGACAAATGCTGCAATCATTCAGAGAAGGCGCATTTAACGTTCTTGTCGCAACAAGTGTCGCAGAAGAGGGTCTTGACATCCCTCGTGTGGATCATGTCTTGTTTTATGAGCCAATACCTTCCTCAATTCGCACCATACAAAGAAGGGGAAGAACGGGAAGAAATGAAAGAGGGGGGGTTACTGTTTTTGTAACAAAAGGAACGCGTGACGAAATCTACCGCTGGAGTGCACATCACAAAGAAAGACGTATGTACGCTGATCTTAAAGAAATAAAAAAAGAATTTGTGGGAAAAACCCGCTTACAAAAAACGCTCACTCTTCCTGAAGAAGAAATAAATATTTTTGCTGATCACCGAGAAAAAGGATCAACAGTCATCAAAGAGCTTATTCGCGAAGGAGTGAGTTGTAAAGTAGAACATCTTCACGTTGGAGATTTCGTTCTTTCAAAAAGAGTTTGTGTAGAGTATAAAACAGTAAAAGATTTTGTTGATTCTTTGATTGATGGCAGAATTTTTTCCCAGCTTAAAGCAATGAAAGAGCATTATGAGAGGCCAATACTCGTAGTTGAAGGCTCGCAGAACATCTACGCTCAACGTAACATTCATCCTAATGCGATTAGGGGTTTGATCGCTACAATCCTTGTTGATTTTGCAATTCCTCTTCTGCAAACAAAGGATCATAACGAGACTGCAGCAGTGCTCAAACAAATTGCAAAACGTGAGATGGATAGTGGTTTTAAATCGCAACAAGTTCACACAAATAAGTCAAAAGGATCCCTCAAGCAAGCACAAGAATACATAGTCTCAGCCCTTCCAAATGTGGGCCCTACCCTTGCACCAACCCTTCTCAAGAAATTTGGTTCGGTAAAAGCGGTGTTCAATGCAAGCGAAGATGAACTTAAGAACATCTCTCGCATAGGAGAGAAAAAAGCAAAGGAGATTCAACGACTTCTTAGCGAGAAGTATGAGTAG
- a CDS encoding divergent PAP2 family protein, with product MNFILTSITLTFLVAQFINIALRTKKQGRFTLQNVFMDGGMPSRHASIVTALTYSVGLVEGFNSTPFFISLVFSLLVLRDAIGVRHNVDTLAGVLNKHVKKQERIHVISGHTKRQVLAGVLLGLFIVTLLYYL from the coding sequence ATGAACTTCATTCTTACAAGCATCACACTCACCTTTCTCGTAGCACAATTCATTAACATTGCCTTGCGCACAAAAAAACAAGGAAGATTCACTCTTCAAAATGTGTTTATGGACGGGGGCATGCCTTCTCGTCACGCAAGCATTGTTACTGCGCTGACCTATAGCGTAGGCCTTGTTGAAGGATTCAACTCAACACCGTTCTTCATCTCACTTGTCTTCTCCCTCCTCGTCCTACGTGACGCAATAGGAGTTCGACACAACGTTGACACCCTTGCAGGAGTACTAAACAAACATGTAAAGAAGCAAGAACGCATTCACGTTATTTCAGGACATACCAAAAGACAAGTACTTGCAGGAGTTCTCCTAGGACTATTCATTGTTACTCTGCTCTATTATTTGTAA